The bacterium DNA window TCGAAAGCCATACCTAAAAGATTTATTGCCTGAATAAAAAATATGGATTTATTTTCAAAATGTGAAAATGTGATAAAAATTAAATAGACAATAAGTGCTATTGCCGTAAATCCAAGTTTTAAGCATAAAATTTCCCAGAATGTTTTGCTTTTAAGTTCAAAATCGTCTCTTACGTATGCAATTTGTCTGCTTGCATACATAAATTGCCCAAATGTACCGAATAAAATAAAACATTGAATGATTGAATCTGATAAAGAATATATTCCTATATTTGATGCACCAAAAACACCAGTCACATAGGGAATTGTTACAACAGGCACTATTATTAATATAATTTGATAAAACAAGTTGTAAATGTAATTTTTAAATATACTCATACTATAGAATATTCAGCAATAAATTCTTTTTCAGTTTCTAAAATAAGCTTTTGAATTTTTTTGTAGAGAATTTTATCGGTTATTCCTATTTGGGAAACAAGAATAAATTTATCTGAATTTTGTAAGTTTTTTACATGTTCATCAATAGAATCTTTTGAATAGCTAATATTGAAATTTTCAGGAATTTTAATATTATTGTCATCAGTTAGCGAAATTAGAGTTGTTTTGGCGGTATTTTTCAATTTGCTTAAAAATACAATGTCTTCAATTATATCTGTTAAATCATTAGAAGAAACGAGAAGCGTTTTTTCATTTGTTTCAATAATAGCCAGACGTTTGTCTTTCTTTTCAAAAAGAATAACTGCAAAAATGCTTAAAATTATTGAAACGGCAATACTTAATAATATATTTAAAATTAAGCTCGGCTCAGTATTTTCAAAATTCCTTAAATGTTCTGGTTCTTTGAGTATTGTTATTTTGCTTATTTCTTTTGATAAATTTCCGACCAAAGAAGTCCACTCAAGTTTTTCATTTAGCCTTTTTAATTTCTCTGCTGCTTGATTAACTTCTTCTTCGAGTTTTCTTGTATTTACTGCATCAATAGACATTTGATTTAATTTCTGCCCAATTTCCTTGTCATGGAAACCAAGTAAGCTAAATGATATTGTATTTGTCCCAGAAGTATCACTTAATTCAGCATTTTTTGTTTGTTTTAATTTTTCAATTTTGTTATCAAGATCGGCTTTTGCTTCAATATAAGATTTGTAAATTAATTTTTTGTCATTAAAAGCTTTTTTACTATTTATTTCCTCATAAGCTTCTTTATAATTTTTAATTATGGAACTAAGTACATTATAAGTTAATATCGGGTCTTTAGATTTATATTTAATGCTTATTACATTTGTGCCTTTTAAGTTCTCAATAGAAATATTTTTCTTTAAAAAATCATCTACAGATAAAAACTCACCCTTTTTTTTGCCATTTTTGTAAACAATATGATTTGCTTTTACTACTTCATCTAAAACCAGAGGAGATTTAATAATTTCAATTTCATTTTCTAAATCGGATGAACCTTTTAATAAGCCTGACATTCCTCCATCCATATCTGCCATTTCGGACAATATAAACGGATTTATATTTGCTAAATTTGTTGAGCTTGATTTATTTATCAATAATTTAGTTTCAGATTCATATTTTTTGGGCATAAAAAAAGTAATTAACAAAGTTAAAGATATAATTATTAAAAAACAATATACAATGATATTTTTTCTATATTGGAAGGTTTTGCAAAGCTTCTTAAAATCTAAGACCAGCTCATCGTTATTATTTATATTTGACATAATTTTTTATCCTTTTAAATTTTAGTTAAAATAAATATAGAACTAAGAATATTGCCGCCTATTTGAGCAACGCTCTTTGTAACTTCAAGCCAATTAATAGGTATGCTTATTTTTTCAGGAATTACAATTGTATCGCCCGGTTCCATAATTGATTTATTGAATTTAGAAATTCGTTCTACCGAACCATTAACTTTTATTATATAAGTTCTGTTTTTCTTGGCTTGGTCTGTATATCCGCCGACTTTTTTGATGTAATAGTCAGAAGTCATTTTGGGTTTATAGGTAAGTGCAATATTATTCAAAACTGCACCCATTACTACAACATGCTTTGATTGGTACGGAATATATAGCTCGTCACCGGGTTTAAGTTCAATATTGCTATAATCATCAATCTGGTCTATATTATTGCTTTTTATTTCTGTTGACAATCTACCGAAATCTTTTTGAGCTTTTTCTTTAACAATGTTCAGCAATTCTTTTTGACTAGCTAAAAAGCCTTGGATTTCAGTATTTGATAGATTATTATTAGTTGTTTGGAGTGAATTTACTTTTAATGAAATTTCTTCTTGTAATTTCATTAAAGAATCTTCGATATTTGCTCTTTGATCATGTGCGATTGAAGGTCTAAGAAAAACCAAACCTTTTAAATTTCCTTTTTGTTCCAATCCGCCTGCAAGTTTTATTGCATCTTTTAATTTCATGCCTTCCTGAAATTTATAAACGCCGGCAGCGTTAACATAACCAAAAACACTTACTGATTCGACAGTTTCATTTGGTTCAAGAGTTCTAAACATAATCTTATCTCCTGAATTAATAGGAAGGTCATATTTAGAATCATTTTTAACAATTAAATCATATAAATAAACTATCTTAGTTTTATTTGCGGGAGCAAGAGAATTAGTTTGAACAGACGTATTATTTAGATTTGTATTTTTCAAATCAGCTGACGGAATAGGAGCATTAGTCTGCTCGGAATCAGTATTTTGATTTACGTTTATTAAACCGGCTGTGGTTTCTTGTTTATCTTGCCCTGTTATCTCAACAACAATATTTTTTGTTTTTATTTCTCTGTAATTGTTTAAATCCTTGTTATTAACAGGCTCAAAAGCTGATGAATTACCGAATCTTACATTCCCTAAAAGTTTTTTCAAGGTGAGACCGTCTTGGTAAGGAAGAAGACCGGGATTAGTAATATAACCCGATACTTCAATTGTTTCGCTTGTTGTTGAAGGGTAAATTTTAATTTTATCTTGAGGTTTTAGCTCCGGATCAATATAGCCGTTAAAAAAGTCTGTTAAAGACACGGGAATGGATGAAATGCTTTTGTCTATTCCTGTTATCCTTTCTATAACTGCTTGATCGGCAAAAGTTTGCGATAAGAGTTCGTCTTTTGATTTAATTATGTCAGAAAGCTTCATCCCCTGCTTATATTGGACAGATTCAGGATGTTTAACATTACCCTCGACAGAGACAAGATTCTCGGAAGCATTATACAAATTTTTGAATGCAATGCTGTCGCCGTCGCTCGGCTTTATATACCACAAGTTTTTATACGGAACGTCTTTTTGTTGCCTTTGCCCTGTTGCATCGTCAAAACTTTCGACGTTGACAAGTTTGTGATTTACGGAAGGAAGCAATCCTCCTGCATAATCAAGAAGATGTCTTAAAGTTTCATTTGATTTAAATTCATAAATACCGGGATTATTTACCCCTTCTTTCAGAGCGGCTACTTTGCCTATCGGTTTTACAAAAATCACATCTCCTTCGTTGAATTTGATATTTTTTAAATTTCCGTTCAAGAAAATATCATAAAGGTCTAATGTTAATTTTGATTTGTTTTTTCCGTTAATATAAACGATTTCTCTCAAGGAACCTGATTTCAAAACCCCGCCTGCAAGACTTAATCCGTCTAAAATAGTTGAATTGCTGTTTAAATATACTGTTCCTTTGTATTTTACGCTCCCGGTAACAATTACCGGAAAATTTCCCTGATCTGCCAGAGTTACTTTTGTATTTATTTTATTGAACTTTGTTTGTAATATTTTTGATATATCTTGTTCAACAGCAGAAATAGTTCTTC harbors:
- a CDS encoding Wzz/FepE/Etk N-terminal domain-containing protein codes for the protein MSNINNNDELVLDFKKLCKTFQYRKNIIVYCFLIIISLTLLITFFMPKKYESETKLLINKSSSTNLANINPFILSEMADMDGGMSGLLKGSSDLENEIEIIKSPLVLDEVVKANHIVYKNGKKKGEFLSVDDFLKKNISIENLKGTNVISIKYKSKDPILTYNVLSSIIKNYKEAYEEINSKKAFNDKKLIYKSYIEAKADLDNKIEKLKQTKNAELSDTSGTNTISFSLLGFHDKEIGQKLNQMSIDAVNTRKLEEEVNQAAEKLKRLNEKLEWTSLVGNLSKEISKITILKEPEHLRNFENTEPSLILNILLSIAVSIILSIFAVILFEKKDKRLAIIETNEKTLLVSSNDLTDIIEDIVFLSKLKNTAKTTLISLTDDNNIKIPENFNISYSKDSIDEHVKNLQNSDKFILVSQIGITDKILYKKIQKLILETEKEFIAEYSIV
- a CDS encoding oligosaccharide flippase family protein translates to MSIFKNYIYNLFYQIILIIVPVVTIPYVTGVFGASNIGIYSLSDSIIQCFILFGTFGQFMYASRQIAYVRDDFELKSKTFWEILCLKLGFTAIALIVYLIFITFSHFENKSIFFIQAINLLGMAFDVSWLFMGVEDFKKLALRGISIKISGVILIFTLIKTPLDLWKYALIIILINILSNLILWCYVPKLVKPVKIKLKGVISHIKPGIPLFLTSVQLS
- a CDS encoding SLBB domain-containing protein — its product is MNNKLLTWSLIISLALPTAGYAYDTDNNYQEKQTIQASTSIQGLKQQELSPIEKMFNAEDSKNIINQIGYDVFDKGAFLSSNSKVSKDYTLNIGDKVDIFFWGDSVDLIAITGNEFLKSSNDLTLSKDGTISIPGVGLIQAKGRTISAVEQDISKILQTKFNKINTKVTLADQGNFPVIVTGSVKYKGTVYLNSNSTILDGLSLAGGVLKSGSLREIVYINGKNKSKLTLDLYDIFLNGNLKNIKFNEGDVIFVKPIGKVAALKEGVNNPGIYEFKSNETLRHLLDYAGGLLPSVNHKLVNVESFDDATGQRQQKDVPYKNLWYIKPSDGDSIAFKNLYNASENLVSVEGNVKHPESVQYKQGMKLSDIIKSKDELLSQTFADQAVIERITGIDKSISSIPVSLTDFFNGYIDPELKPQDKIKIYPSTTSETIEVSGYITNPGLLPYQDGLTLKKLLGNVRFGNSSAFEPVNNKDLNNYREIKTKNIVVEITGQDKQETTAGLINVNQNTDSEQTNAPIPSADLKNTNLNNTSVQTNSLAPANKTKIVYLYDLIVKNDSKYDLPINSGDKIMFRTLEPNETVESVSVFGYVNAAGVYKFQEGMKLKDAIKLAGGLEQKGNLKGLVFLRPSIAHDQRANIEDSLMKLQEEISLKVNSLQTTNNNLSNTEIQGFLASQKELLNIVKEKAQKDFGRLSTEIKSNNIDQIDDYSNIELKPGDELYIPYQSKHVVVMGAVLNNIALTYKPKMTSDYYIKKVGGYTDQAKKNRTYIIKVNGSVERISKFNKSIMEPGDTIVIPEKISIPINWLEVTKSVAQIGGNILSSIFILTKI